The Anaeromicrobium sediminis genome includes a window with the following:
- a CDS encoding fdrA domain protein — translation MNKINELFKKDLKVANIGLDSFYKDLKSQKIEAIHVDFKPPARGNKKMASLLSRLK, via the coding sequence GTGAATAAAATAAATGAACTTTTCAAAAAGGATTTAAAGGTTGCAAACATTGGTCTTGACTCTTTTTACAAGGATTTAAAATCACAAAAGATAGAGGCTATACATGTGGATTTTAAGCCACCTGCCAGGGGGAATAAAAAAATGGCTTCCCTATTATCAAGATTAAAGTAG